The DNA window taatctatataaataacttaattaatttttggtttactgaaaaatatattgattattgtctatattatatattcaaatttaccaatttgatatatttcaaatttatcaatttgatatatttcaaatttatcatctttattttaattaattttcataaaatttaatttattaaatatttattattataatttcccTTTTGTTTTTAATGTGAGAAAGAagtatttatatgaataaaaaatatattttttatattattcttagGGTTGAGTTTTAGATTAAACTAGTATGTATCCCGTAcatttacacgagtaataatataaaaaatcgtgaaaaaaaatattacggtaaaaatgtttatgggcgggtcaacccacaatccgacccaagtatctatttactctcacatgtatccaaattaaccacagctctcgacccgacaatccggacactttaaaaattaagaatcattatatatatatatatatatatatatatatatatatatagattagttagttaaaaagttgaacatatattgttaaaatgtcccgtgttcatcaaatttggtgttaaatttaaaatataaagtgttattaacctagttggttaaaaggttgtacttgttttgttatgttgcaagtttgtaccatacatatagcatttttaattttatttttaactgttttaagtttatgggcgggtcaacccacaatccgacccaagtatccattactctcacatatatatcaaaattaaccacagctctcgacccggcaatccggacacttgaaaaattaagcatcattatatatatagagagagagattagttagttaaaaaagttgaacttatattgttaaaatgtctcgcgttaatcaaatttggtgttaatttaaaatataaagtgttattaacctagttagttaaaaggttatacttgttttgttaggttgcaagtttgaaccatacctatagcatttttaattttatttttaaccgttttaagtttatgggcggatcaacccacaatccgacccaagtctCCATTACTCTCACAAATATATCCATATTAACCACTGCTCTCgaccggcaatccggacactttaaaaattaagtatcattatatatatatatatatatatataaattagttagttagttaaaaagttgaacttatattgttaaaatattccgcgtttatcaaatttgatgttgaatttaaaatataaagtattattaacttagttggttaaaatgttgtacttgttttgttatgttgcaagtttgaaccatacctatagcatttttaattttatttttaaccgttttaagtttatgagcgggtcaactcacaatccgacccaagtatcaattactttcacatatatatcaaaattaaccacaactcttgacccgacaattcggacacttgaaaaattaagcatcattatatatatatatatattagttagttaaaaagttgaacttatattgttaaaatgtcccgcgttcatcaaatttggtgttgaatttaaaatataaagtgttattaacctagttggttaaaaggttatacttgttttgttaggttgcaaatttgaaccatacctataacatttttaattttatttttaaccgttttaagtttataggcagatcaacccataatccgacctaagtatccattactctcacaaatatatccaaattaaccacagctttcgatccggcaattcagacactttaaaaattaagcatcattatatatatatatatagattagttagttaaaaaattgaacttttattgttaaaatttcccgcgttcatcaaatttgatgttgaatttaaaataaaaaatgttattagcctagttggttaaaagattgtatttattttgttaggttgcaagttcgaccatacctataacatttttatttttatttttaaccgttttaagtttatgggcgggtcaacccacaatccgacccaattatccatttactctctcatatatatccaaattaaccacaactctcgacccgacaatccgaacactttaaaaattaagcatcattatatataaataactaatttcattattctaattcaattaaataattttattggttagttattatttatttatttaaatttttttaaataataattattaatatataacctttattttatgtttttatttaataattttatttatttatttagaaagttaacAACTCTAAAGCAAAGCGGTTGAAATCACGATTTAACTAGTAAACTCGTTCAAGTTGGTGAGTTGACTCAACAAAAACGAGTCACGAATCAAAGAATCAAAATTGTAGTTAAATTGCGATTTAACTCCTTAGAATAGATAAATACGGTAAAATGTGTATTATTAGACAATTttacctttaatttttttttatcatttgcCTATAAATCTATCAACAAAGTAAAGAAGTCTTGTAAAGGAGAGTAAGAGACATTTTGAATGGTAAAGAAATCTATAAATGAGAGGATCCAGAATAAGAGTTGTCATTCTTGTTAGAAGAAAAATGTATACGAAGAAGAGCATAAAGAGACAAAATAGAAAGTAAGAATGagtaattatgatttttttaattaataatatattattttttacaataaatatatagtaatataatatatatttattagtctaAATTTTAtgtagttatttattatttaaatatatagaatattttttttaaatttaataaataaaattatttaatctttattatatatatatatatatatatataatttaataataaataattttaaataaaattttaggtgAATGATTTTagtatatgatatatttatatttgtcaGTTATAAGTGACATTAAATTTTTGctaactattttataatttattaaatatgtttactctttgatatattaattgattatattaaaaaaaaaattatatttttgaattattaatataaataaattcaattttaattaaacttttataaaaaaaatcagattttacTAGTGGTAcatatataaatcaattttatatGAACTTTCTATTTTAATAGATTGCTATAAAGAACATATGTAAAGAACAAATGCAGCTCTTAGttctattaaaattaaactcCTAATTGTTATTTTTGGACCACTTGAactatttaataagtttaaaaaaactattattatgttattttatatttagttttgtatgattaaatatattaaaaaataaattattaaattgtatatgattatatatttaaaaattataaacatgaCTTAGTATTAATACATCTAAATTGCCAAATATAATATAGGATATATGTTCTTAACATAGTATATAAAttactcttttatttaaatttataaaaaaaaaaaaaaaatcaatccaaTCCTATTTGTTATTTGTGATCcccttaattaaaatatattaattaaaaaattaaattttttttaagagatcaaacaatttttaaaataaatcaaacaaaatcaattttctaataaatcatttcttaataattatatcacttatttcattaaccaaaatactaaaatattatttattttaaattattattttttattttatttatatatatcaaaaacctCTTTTAAGTTTTtaccaaaaattaattatcatctcttcaaaatcaccgtcaattatcatattttttttcttctattttttaaaaccaaatcCGGAATAACTAATACTCAAGATTTCtataatatatcaaacaaagttatttgaaaatattacttGGTTATTGAAACAATCCCATATCAAAAGGTAAGATGGATTCTTTactaaaaataaagagaaaatgtaCATCCGAGGAGCAAGAGAAGAAAATCAATCAAAGTACCTGATTTTTGTAATTGTTACTAAATCATGTTTTTCCCTCCCCGGTCGGTCTCTTTGCCCATTTTTAGAGGGAGGAAAACAGCGATGTTATTGGGTGGGCCGCCTTATCTTATTGTTGCCTTTCGGTAGTCGTAGTTGTCAATTGTATTTTTCCAGCCGACCATTTGGTCCCATTGTCCTCTTTCTATCTccttatttctttctttatacaTTTCCTTTTTGTGTCTAATAACCAAGTCTGATCAAATGAAAGCAACGTGCGCCCCGCTTACATCCGTTTTCAGATTATTCAACGCGTATTTTATTGTTACCCTTTCATCTCTCTTACCCAACAACAACTTGTAGTTCCTTCGAATATTGGTCTCTTCAACTTACATTTTGGCGACTTCATTCTCCTGAATCATTCATTACCTTCTTGTTCAGATTCTTATTACTTTAAATCATCAGGTAATTTTAACTTCTGATTGAGATCTtgctatttttatttatatcaattcATATGTGTTGATAAGTGGTTTTGCTGATCAGATTGAATAGTCTCTTCTTTgattttgttgtagtgtttgATGATTACATAGTTATTGTTATCAATGTTTCCTCTGGGTTtctgataatatattttttttccgaTTATTTAGTCATATACTGAGAAGATCAAACAGTAATGGCTACGAAAGACACTTCATTTGTTCAATCACAATCACAGGAAGGTCGCCAAGATATCATTTCTGCTTTGTCTTCAGCTGTTTTTGAATGGTTACTGATGTTTATGTTGTTCATTGACTcctgtttttcacatttaataATGAGATTTGCCGCTTACTGCAAGTTACATTTACCATGCCTAATATGCTCAAGACTTGACCATGTTTTCGGCAATGCGAAACATAAATTCTATTGGGATATGATATGTGGGAATCATAAACAGGAGATATCATCTCTTGTATTTTGTCGAGTGCATAATAAACTCGGAGATGTTAATGGAATGTGTGAAAACTGTCTTTTCTCTTTCGCTACTATAGATAAGTCAAATGCTGAAACATACAGATTATTGGTTGGTAAAATGGGAGCTGGAGATGAGTTTGATGATGACCCATCTTTTGCTGATCGCGAATATGGTCTGAGTAGATGTTCTTGCTGTAATGGTGTTTGGACTAAAAAGATTCACACTGCGAGTCCTCATCTTTCAGCGAAATCAGCTCGGTTGGACCATACTGAACTTGACGCACTTTTATCAGTCGGTAGTGAATATGActtgaagaggaagaagatcGGGGAGGAAACTTCTTCTAGATCTTTTAAAGCCCCATTGAAGATGAGGAATAATAGCTTTGATCCTCCTTTATACGATGTAGGATACACAAAGGTCAAGATTACATCAGACAGTGAATCTGAAGACACGATTCATGAAAATGGTGATGATGagcatcaaaatattaatttcgaTCATGATTTGGGCTTGGAGAGATTAATTAATCTGGATTCTTTGTCTAAGCTTGACAAAATGGTAGATAGTGAATATggcttgaagaagaagaagaccttGAAGGAAACTACTTCTAGATCTTTTGAAGCTCCATTGATGATGAGAAAGAATAGTTTTGATACTCCTTTATACGATTCTGGATACACAAAGGTCAAGATTACATCTGACACTGAATCTGAAGATTTGATTCATGAAAATGGCGATGATGAGCATCAAACTGTTAATTTCGATCATGATTTGGGCTTGGAGAGATTGATACCTCTGGATTCTTTCTCTGAGCTCGACGAAATGGTAGACTCTCAAGTGGTGCTTGTCAATGTTGACAATTCTGTTTCAGCAGTTGGGCATGGATTGGAAGAGTTGAATTGGTCACAGGTTGAACAGAAGAGATATGAAGAGTCTTCTACAAAGAAGTGGAAACACTTTGATGAGAAGTGGCCGTCATCTGACATTATTGCAATCCTTTGTCAAGAAGAAGTAACTACAACAACCTGTACGTTCTTCTTTAgtatttattcttgaaaattaACATCTTTTACTAGGATTTGACATCATTCACAAGATTGACATTCAGGAATAATATAATGTGACTAGGAATTATAAGACAAAAAAAACTGCTCATTTTGGATTATATAATTTGGCTAGCAGTTTGAAGACAAAAAGGAGCTCAAAAAGTTTGTCtgcttatttttttatttgagtccATTGCTGTTTGGTTGTAGCAGGTCCCCATTTGGAAATACTTATTTGATATCATTAACTAGATTGACATTCAGGTAACCCACTAGGGTAGCTCAAGTGATAAAAGTCTTGCCTAAGAGACCAAATGGCTCATTTCGATTCCACTCATTTCAAATGGCTCATAACTATGGGTGCCTGTGCAagctttttaaaattcaaaaggaCTAGATTGACATTCAGGAATTATATAATGTGACTAGCAATTTTAAGATAAGAATCTTCTCATTCACGATTATATAATGggttcaaataattaataatcaccACCGGTCAATTCTGCTTTAGGACCAACCCTTACTCTACCATTATTATAGGGGTACGAGGCTCTATTTGGATGTATATAAGGTCCCATTTGGAAATACTTTTCTTCTTATCTAGATCCGTTTATACATACAAAAACTAAACAATATTTATGAACTTTTGTCTGACTAAATTTAGTTTCTAAACATTTTCGTTTGTGAAATTCTTGAGATGTATACAAAAACATCAAGTGTGTCCAGATAAGGCCATAGGCTCCCCTGCTTGGATTTTTTGTTATTGAACTTGTGGGGTCAGTCGTCTGATACGAAATAAAGAATATGTTTAAAGGGCCAATCTGCGATAACACATGTATGGGTAATGAGAAGTATAATGATTAGTATGttagaattattaatttgagtAGGGTTTCTCTTTTATTATCTTCCAATTTCTGATATTCTTTTTACTTCCAAAGTATATTGCTGTCTTATACAACAATACGTCATGATTTATTTCCTTCcatttgttttcaaatgtttcACATGCTATGAACAACAGCTACATTGGAGCAAAAAGTTGACAACGAGGATGGAGTGGTATCTGAAATCGAAACTAGTCCAAAAATGAACCATGTTGCAGATGGTAATGCTAGTTTAGAGTGAACTTCCCTCTTTCTTAAcgttatattttcattttaatgatCTCGCCAGTCTGAGTTGTACTCGGTTGTATTTCATAGCTAATGCTACTTTGTTGActgattttaatgaaattttcatttttccaaaaaaagaaatatgatcTCGCTAGTCTCTCAGTTCTGTCCTGTATATGGATTTTGTTTGTCCAATTACTTAGGTTATTAGGCAGAGTAATTATGTTAATTAGTTAACCAAGTTATGGATACTGTTTGATTATTAGGAGTCGTGTTCatgaatacaaaattttacattataaagaaaaaactaatttttctttctgTTGTGATAAAAGGGGATGTGGAGCAAAATTCTGGTGATAGCCTGATGGTGAATATTGAAACTTCAGAAAGAAGCATTATTGGAAGCGAAACTAGTCAACTTTTTCCAAATGATTTGGAACTTGGAGATGCTTATAAACTGGCTGTTGCTAACAAGTCAAGACAGTTATCTGGAAAGTTCCTACAGCAAATATCTCAAAAGGAGTCAACCCGACTTAGTGAAGATTTGAAGCTATTGTTGTCACAAATGACATCTAATCGAGGATCTGAGCTACCACCCTACGATATGAGCCCTCGGGTATCTGTAGTTAGTAGAATATCCCTCGAGAGAAATGAATCCGGGTTATCTTTAGATGGAAGTGTGGTTGGCGAGATTGAAGGAGAAAATGAGATTGACAGATTGAAACGTCAGGCTGAGTATGATAAGAAAATAATGAACGCTTTATACAAGGAGCTTGAAGAGGAAAGGAATGCTTCGGCTGTTGCTGCGAATCAGGCAATGGCCATGATCACGAAATTGCAGGAGGAGAAGGCAGCTGTTCATATGGAGGCCTTGCAATGCATTCGTGTGATGGAAGAACAAGCCGAGTATGATGTCGAGGCACTTCACAAGACGAATGAGCTTCTTACGGATAAGGAAAAAGAAGTTCAAGATCTTGAAGAAGAGGTTGAGTATTATAGAATTAAGTTCGGTGATGTTTCGATGATGGAGGATGATGAGTTGCGATTAGCCTCTGATGATGTCATCATTCCGGGTCAAGAGAGATTGTACATTTTACAGAACTTGAGAAAATTGGAGAACAAGCTCGTACTATTATCTCATGATGATGGCATTGAAGAAAACAGTTCAGACAATTTTCGAAGTTTCAGTATGGGGGTTGGAAGTAGAAATAGTACTGGAATCGATGTTTCTCTTGTTGATGATATTTCCAGCCTAATTCGCAGGCTGGAGATGGAGAGTCTTAAAGGAACACATAGTTCTCTTGAGACTTCTGTCAGTTCATTCTGCAGAAGAGATGAAGCACTGAAAGTTCACCCAGATGATGGCTTTACTGATGATGAATGATGTAATGTTGAGATTTGGGAAGAAGCCAACATGCACAGCCGAGTCTCCTCTCTATGCCACCATCTAACAGTTAGAAATCCAGTGTTGATTATCAggtatttttcttaattatttactatAGATATTTGATAAACTGTATTGCATTAGTTTTTTAagctaaatatttgttaaataaccTCATCAAAAGGCATTGACAAGGCGACAAAGTGTCACAACCAAATAATAGACAAGACAAAATTAACAACACAATAAAAACTCAGACAATGAACTAAATCACTATCTAAGGCTCTCAATCAAGTCCATATCCCACAACAAGAAGGTTGCAGACAGACACCTTCACGATGGAAGTTAAGAGACTAAGGAAGTTACTTTTCAAACATGGTAACAAACCTTGCTAAGTTGAGAACGCTCCATAACAATTCTAAAACTCTTTTACAAATACAGTGTTGAAGAAGCAATTGAGACATTGTTTTGCTCACAAGAAAGACATGACAAATTTCTCCACAATATTAAATCCATTCAATCTGCTCGCAATATTAAATGATTTCTTCTTAATCTTGAGTATGCATGCCACCATGTAAAACACTGTACCCAAAAAGATTTCTTGGATAAAGTTTTACAATTCCttccctttttttttttgaaaaacagaAGTCCTtgtattattaatgaaaatgatTTATAGAATTTTTAGTGAAATGCTCAATGAAAGTGACCGTCTTTGGAAGAACACTTTGATTTTCATGTATGGCCTTTGCGATTACAAGTGGATGCCCCTCTCAGGGAGATCATACATGGGAAGAAGTCTGCGGGAACACATTAGCAAATCGTGGGAGACTCTCCATCCCCTTTTAGCCTTCTTGA is part of the Impatiens glandulifera chromosome 1, dImpGla2.1, whole genome shotgun sequence genome and encodes:
- the LOC124919628 gene encoding myosin-binding protein 1-like, translating into MATKDTSFVQSQSQEGRQDIISALSSAVFEWLLMFMLFIDSCFSHLIMRFAAYCKLHLPCLICSRLDHVFGNAKHKFYWDMICGNHKQEISSLVFCRVHNKLGDVNGMCENCLFSFATIDKSNAETYRLLVGKMGAGDEFDDDPSFADREYGLSRCSCCNGVWTKKIHTASPHLSAKSARLDHTELDALLSVGSEYDLKRKKIGEETSSRSFKAPLKMRNNSFDPPLYDVGYTKVKITSDSESEDTIHENGDDEHQNINFDHDLGLERLINLDSLSKLDKMVDSEYGLKKKKTLKETTSRSFEAPLMMRKNSFDTPLYDSGYTKVKITSDTESEDLIHENGDDEHQTVNFDHDLGLERLIPLDSFSELDEMVDSQVVLVNVDNSVSAVGHGLEELNWSQVEQKRYEESSTKKWKHFDEKWPSSDIIAILCQEEVTTTTSTLEQKVDNEDGVVSEIETSPKMNHVAGDVEQNSGDSLMVNIETSERSIIGSETSQLFPNDLELGDAYKLAVANKSRQLSGKFLQQISQKESTRLSEDLKLLLSQMTSNRGSELPPYDMSPRVSVVSRISLERNESGLSLDGSVVGEIEGENEIDRLKRQAEYDKKIMNALYKELEEERNASAVAANQAMAMITKLQEEKAAVHMEALQCIRVMEEQAEYDVEALHKTNELLTDKEKEVQDLEEEVEYYRIKFGDVSMMEDDELRLASDDVIIPGQERLYILQNLRKLENKLVLLSHDDGIEENSSDNFRSFSMGVGSRNSTGIDVSLVDDISSLIRRLEMESLKGTHSSLETSVSSFCRRDEALKVHPDDGFTDDE